The following coding sequences lie in one Girardinichthys multiradiatus isolate DD_20200921_A chromosome 13, DD_fGirMul_XY1, whole genome shotgun sequence genomic window:
- the tapbp.1 gene encoding TAP binding protein (tapasin), tandem duplicate 1 has protein sequence MAEFSTIYKLSIIAFIGFIQACSCTCPVMECWFVQEKPGRGGGLTGATTQEKSLLHIRTDAHSETAETQRAPADINPSRVYVITDPAATLCHPSLNPPRGSIKKPQCEINPFLPQPSSLKWVASLTESALSPIYLQADWFSGSFQGLDEQLGISTISRAPSGTTEHDVILSITSKTMSAKSRLGDPVTLDCSFWVDPSNPLSASGFAVEWRYQTRGDGRLVLAYDGKMDRLADTHEQGASLDFEALHERGNASLLLEEAKVRHSGTYICTVYLPYLLAQVTMDLQIIEPPSLSIHPSSLPLAVPGQTLNVQCEASGFAPLPLELSWEFKGADGKSRSLGSGSVSGHRQAWDGTYSQSTRLELDTSKLDLGRGGEVTCVAVHAGGTRRASVTLNVIGFSSPSIEDSMAMVGVALVLYGLIKFVSWTFTGSGSNEAEGQDKKEK, from the exons ATGGCGGAGTTTTCTACaatttataaactgtctattaTCGCCTTCATCGGCTTCATCCAAG CCTGCAGCTGTACCTGCCCTGTGATGGAGTGCTGGTTCGTGCAGGAGAAgccagggagaggaggaggtcTAACGGGAGCTACAACGCAGGAGAAATCTCTGCTTCACATCAGGACAGATGCACACAGTGAGACTGCAGAAACCCAGCGTGCTCCAGCTGACATCAACCCCAGCAGAGTTTATGTTATAACAG ACCCTGCAGCCACCCTCTGCCATCCCTCTCTCAACCCTCCCAGAGGCTCCATCAAGAAGCCTCAGTGTGAGATTAACCCCTTCCTGCCGCAGCCGTCCAGCCTCAAATGGGTCGCCTCTTTGACAGAATCCGCCCTCAGCCCCATATACCTGCAAGCTGATTGGTTCTCAGGTTCCTTTCAGGGCCTGGACGAGCAGCTCGGCATTTCTACAATCTCACGAGCTCCGTCAGGAACTACAGAACATGATG TCATCCTGAGCATTACCAGTAAAACCATGTCTGCCAAGTCCAGACTCGGCGACCCAGTCACCCTGGACTGCAGCTTCTGGGTCGACCCGTCCAATCCTCTGTCCGCGTCGGGTTTTGCCGTGGAGTGGCGCTACCAGACCAGAGGTGACGGCCGGCTCGTTCTGGCTTATGACGGGAAAATGGACCGTTTGGCTGATACTCATGAGCAGGGGGCGTCTCTGGACTTTGAGGCTTTGCATGAGAGAGGTAATGCTTCCCTGCTCCTGGAGGAGGCTAAGGTCCGTCACTCTGGGACGTATATCTGCACCGTGTATCTGCCCTACCTGCTCGCTCAAGTGACGATGGATCTACAGATTATAG AACCTCCATCTCTCTCCATCCACCCTTCCTCTCTGCCCCTCGCTGTTCCAGGCCAGACCTTAAACGTCCAATGTGAAGCATCAGGCTTTGCTCCCCTCCCTCTGGAGTTGAGCTGGGAGTTTAAAGGTGCCGATGGAAAGTCCAGATCTCTGGGTTCAGGCAGCGTGTCGGGACACAGGCAGGCCTGGGATGGCACCTACAGCCAGAGCACCCGACTGGAGCTGGACACATCCAAACTGGACCTGGGCCGCGGGGGAGAGGTCACCTGTGTGGCTGTTCATGCAGGAGGAACACGCCGGGCCAGCGTGACCCTCAATGTTATCG GGTTCAGCAGTCCTTCCATCGAAGACTCTATGGCGATGGTCGGTGTGGCGCTGGTCCTCTATGGGCTCATCAAGTTTGTGTCATGGACCTTTACTGGATCCG gCTCAAATGAAGCTGAAGGACAAGATAAG aaggaaaagtaa